Proteins co-encoded in one Nitratireductor kimnyeongensis genomic window:
- a CDS encoding S9 family peptidase has protein sequence MTSKPFAMDAKAPSPHAYSVKDTRHGIERMDEYAWMRAENWQEVLRDPSLLADDIRAHLEAENAYQAALMADTDTLQTALVAEMRGRIKEDETSVPSRDGPYAYAAGFRTGGEYPRFFRLSSAGGAEETLLDGDREAEGKSYFRVGGVDHSPDHKRLLWGHDDKGSELYTISVRDLASGEDLPDIVAETGGGGVWDAASDGFFYTRLDENHRPSKVFFHRVGADPASDRLVYEEADAGFFVGVSGSRTQEWIYISAHDHETSECHILPANDPDAAPRLVAPRETGLQYDLEEGGDIFFILTNADGAKDFKIVTAPASNPARENWQDLVPHEPGRLILAIMAFADYLVRLERKDGLPRLVIRDRHDGSEHTIAFDEEAYSLGLQGSYEYATDTLRFSYSSMTTPEQVFDYDMRTRTRTLLKTQEVPSGHNPDDYVTRRLMAPAPDGELVPVSLVYRKGTALDGSAPCLLYGYGAYGMAMPASFNTNCLSLVDRGFVFAIAHIRGGKEKGYAWYEEGKREKKVNTFTDFIAAARHLVAEGYTSHDRIVAEGGSAGGMLMGAVANMAPEAFGGIVAAVPFVDVLNTMLDDTLPLTPPEWPEWGNPIVSREDYDTIAAYSPYDNVGAKDYPPILALAGLTDPRVTYWEPAKWVARLRDRKTGDNPVLLKTNLDAGHAGASGRFSRLEEKALTYAFVLKVTGKMDSRSLWQAPS, from the coding sequence ATGACTTCCAAACCGTTCGCCATGGACGCAAAAGCCCCCTCGCCGCACGCATATTCTGTAAAAGACACGCGCCACGGCATCGAGCGTATGGATGAATATGCATGGATGCGCGCTGAAAACTGGCAGGAGGTCCTGCGCGATCCGAGCCTTCTCGCGGACGACATTCGCGCCCATCTTGAAGCCGAGAATGCCTATCAGGCAGCGCTCATGGCCGATACGGACACGTTGCAAACCGCACTCGTTGCCGAAATGCGCGGCCGCATCAAGGAAGATGAAACGTCTGTACCATCGAGAGATGGCCCGTATGCCTATGCAGCCGGCTTCCGAACCGGTGGCGAGTATCCCCGCTTTTTCCGCCTGTCCAGCGCCGGCGGCGCGGAGGAGACGCTGCTGGACGGCGACCGGGAAGCCGAGGGCAAGAGCTATTTCCGCGTCGGCGGTGTCGATCACTCTCCCGATCACAAACGTCTTCTGTGGGGCCATGACGACAAGGGTTCTGAACTCTACACGATCAGCGTGCGCGATCTCGCCAGCGGCGAGGACCTGCCGGATATCGTTGCGGAAACCGGCGGCGGTGGCGTGTGGGATGCAGCGAGCGATGGCTTTTTCTACACACGCCTCGATGAGAACCATCGTCCTTCGAAAGTGTTTTTCCATCGCGTCGGCGCGGACCCTGCTTCCGACCGCCTCGTCTATGAGGAGGCCGATGCCGGCTTCTTCGTCGGCGTTTCCGGGAGCCGCACGCAGGAGTGGATCTACATTTCCGCACACGATCACGAAACGTCGGAATGTCACATCCTGCCGGCCAACGATCCGGATGCCGCGCCACGCCTGGTCGCGCCACGCGAAACCGGCCTTCAGTACGACCTCGAGGAAGGCGGCGATATCTTCTTCATCCTGACCAATGCGGATGGCGCCAAGGATTTCAAGATTGTCACCGCGCCGGCCAGTAACCCCGCGCGCGAAAACTGGCAGGATCTCGTCCCCCATGAGCCCGGCCGCCTGATTCTCGCGATCATGGCCTTTGCCGATTATCTCGTCCGTCTTGAACGCAAGGACGGGCTGCCGCGCCTGGTTATTCGCGATCGCCATGACGGGTCCGAGCACACCATCGCCTTCGATGAGGAAGCCTATTCGCTCGGACTTCAGGGCTCCTACGAATACGCCACCGACACGCTGCGGTTTTCCTATTCATCAATGACCACGCCGGAGCAGGTGTTCGACTATGACATGCGTACCCGCACCCGCACACTGCTGAAAACACAGGAGGTCCCCTCCGGGCACAATCCGGACGACTATGTGACGCGCCGTCTGATGGCGCCTGCACCCGATGGCGAACTGGTGCCGGTGTCTCTGGTCTATCGCAAGGGCACCGCGCTCGACGGTTCCGCCCCCTGCCTGCTCTATGGCTATGGAGCTTATGGCATGGCGATGCCCGCCTCCTTCAATACGAACTGCCTGTCGCTGGTCGACCGTGGTTTCGTCTTTGCCATCGCCCATATCCGTGGCGGCAAGGAAAAGGGTTACGCCTGGTACGAGGAGGGAAAACGCGAAAAGAAGGTCAACACCTTTACCGATTTCATCGCCGCGGCCCGTCATCTCGTGGCCGAGGGTTACACCAGCCACGACCGCATCGTTGCGGAAGGCGGGTCGGCCGGCGGGATGCTGATGGGCGCGGTTGCCAACATGGCGCCGGAAGCTTTTGGTGGCATCGTCGCCGCCGTGCCTTTCGTCGATGTGCTCAACACGATGCTTGACGACACATTGCCTCTCACCCCGCCCGAATGGCCGGAATGGGGCAATCCCATCGTCTCGCGTGAGGATTACGACACCATTGCTGCCTATTCGCCATACGACAATGTGGGCGCGAAGGATTACCCACCCATCCTCGCCCTTGCCGGCCTCACAGACCCGCGCGTTACCTATTGGGAACCGGCGAAATGGGTCGCCCGGCTGCGCGACCGGAAAACGGGCGACAATCCGGTGCTGCTGAAAACCAATCTCGATGCCGGTCACGCAGGAGCCTCCGGCCGTTTTTCACGGCTCGAGGAAAAGGCGCTGACCTATGCCTTCGTCCTGAAAGTCACCGGGAAGATGGATAGCCGTTCGCTCTGGCAGGCACCGAGTTGA
- a CDS encoding L,D-transpeptidase, whose protein sequence is MSNSPIAARSLNRRRFLSISAAGAASLGLSACVSSSGDTPSVAPRPEPEPGPMQYSSMYGAVTDAGYDIPAVPIEKINPRYYRQEVADPTGERPGTIIVDTSNHFLYLVRERGRAMRYGVGLGRAGFEWAGRAEIKYKQQWPRWFPPAEMIDRQPELEKYRAEYDKANDKWIGGMQPGVSNPLGARALYIFEDGKDTLYRVHGSPEWWTIGKSVSSGCVRMINQDVIDLYNRVPDGSPILVTSGLRTV, encoded by the coding sequence ATGTCCAATTCTCCCATTGCCGCACGATCTCTCAACCGGCGCCGCTTTTTGTCCATCAGCGCTGCTGGTGCCGCGTCGCTAGGCCTGTCCGCATGTGTCAGCAGCTCCGGCGATACGCCCAGCGTGGCGCCTCGGCCCGAGCCTGAGCCCGGTCCGATGCAGTACAGCTCCATGTATGGGGCGGTCACGGACGCCGGATACGACATTCCCGCTGTGCCGATCGAAAAGATCAACCCGCGTTATTATCGCCAGGAAGTCGCCGACCCAACTGGAGAGCGCCCCGGTACGATCATAGTCGACACCTCGAACCACTTTCTCTACCTCGTGCGCGAGCGCGGACGCGCCATGCGCTACGGTGTTGGCCTTGGCCGCGCTGGGTTCGAATGGGCAGGCCGCGCCGAAATCAAGTACAAGCAGCAATGGCCGCGCTGGTTCCCGCCGGCAGAAATGATCGACCGTCAACCCGAGCTCGAAAAATACCGCGCGGAATACGACAAGGCCAACGACAAGTGGATCGGAGGCATGCAGCCTGGCGTTTCCAATCCGCTTGGCGCACGCGCGCTCTACATCTTCGAGGACGGCAAGGACACGCTCTACCGCGTTCACGGCTCGCCGGAATGGTGGACCATCGGCAAATCGGTCTCTTCCGGTTGCGTGCGCATGATCAACCAGGACGTGATTGATCTCTACAACCGCGTCCCGGACGGTTCGCCGATCCTCGTGACCTCCGGCCTGCGCACAGTCTGA
- a CDS encoding c-type cytochrome: MKKIALAVSALCLSISGVAAADDPIAVRKAIMQANAASAGLAGAMMKGELDYNPAIAKAAILTLSASAKSFGEFFPEGSGDGDTTAAPAIWDDADGFQAALDKYMTDTAAAVEASGKDGPADLAAFQAAIGPVFGNCKSCHENFRVQNN; encoded by the coding sequence ATGAAGAAAATTGCGCTTGCTGTTTCCGCTCTTTGCTTATCGATCTCGGGTGTTGCCGCTGCTGACGATCCAATTGCCGTGCGCAAGGCGATCATGCAGGCAAATGCCGCTTCCGCGGGGCTCGCGGGCGCGATGATGAAAGGGGAACTGGATTACAATCCCGCGATTGCCAAGGCCGCTATCCTGACCTTGAGCGCGAGCGCGAAATCCTTCGGCGAGTTCTTCCCCGAGGGATCGGGAGATGGTGATACAACAGCGGCTCCGGCAATCTGGGATGACGCTGACGGCTTTCAGGCCGCACTCGACAAGTACATGACCGACACGGCTGCCGCTGTTGAAGCATCCGGGAAGGATGGTCCTGCCGACCTTGCTGCATTTCAGGCAGCGATCGGTCCCGTTTTCGGAAACTGCAAGAGCTGCCACGAAAACTTTCGCGTGCAGAACAACTGA
- a CDS encoding haloacid dehalogenase type II gives MRHAAFVFDAYGTLFDVHAAVRRHAGEIGPEGQRFSELWRAKQLEYSWVFTLMGQYQDFWTMTERALDYAFAKIPSIDRRLRQDLLDAYWQLDCYEEVPAVLKALKAGGARLAILSNGSPAMIESAVRSSALDSVLDEVFSVESIRRFKTDQSVYEMVTNAWRLYPETVSFQSSNRWDIAGARNFGFRTVWLNRTGQPDEYEDFPPDLILPSLDGLVG, from the coding sequence ATGCGGCACGCAGCTTTCGTCTTCGATGCATATGGCACGCTGTTCGACGTCCATGCCGCTGTGCGCCGTCACGCCGGCGAAATCGGACCCGAAGGACAGCGTTTTTCGGAATTGTGGCGGGCAAAGCAGCTGGAATATTCCTGGGTTTTCACGCTCATGGGCCAATATCAGGATTTCTGGACCATGACAGAGCGGGCGCTCGATTATGCGTTCGCAAAGATCCCCTCGATCGATCGGCGTCTGAGGCAGGATCTTCTCGATGCCTACTGGCAGCTGGATTGCTATGAGGAAGTGCCGGCGGTGCTGAAGGCGCTCAAGGCCGGTGGCGCACGGCTCGCCATTCTGTCGAACGGGTCCCCGGCCATGATAGAATCGGCCGTCCGCTCCTCTGCCCTCGATTCCGTTCTCGATGAAGTGTTCTCGGTGGAGTCCATCCGTCGCTTCAAGACGGATCAAAGCGTTTACGAGATGGTGACGAACGCCTGGCGGCTCTACCCGGAAACCGTGTCTTTTCAATCATCGAATCGATGGGATATCGCCGGGGCCCGGAATTTCGGGTTCCGCACCGTTTGGCTCAATCGAACCGGGCAACCAGACGAATATGAAGACTTCCCGCCCGATCTCATACTTCCCTCACTGGACGGTCTCGTCGGGTAA
- a CDS encoding cytochrome c translates to MRKTLLASALVIIAGGGAAFWLLSAPTSLEAGALGALETPNAERGEQVFWAGGCASCHARPGADGDARLELAGGVELKSDFGTFVAPNISPHPQDGIGSWSEIDFANAMLYGVSPGGKHYYPAFPYPSYARMTAQDVSDLFAFLKTLPEVEGQAGEHQLSFPFTMRRGVGLWKLAFMRDEPVIPLAPDASEAEKRGRYLVEGAGHCGECHTPRNFAGGQLYDQWLSGAVSAEGEGIVPNITSGEGGIGSWSTGDIAYYLESGFTPEFDSVGGAMVSVQKNMAHLSKEDREAIAAYLNSVPARANGYPSSR, encoded by the coding sequence ATGAGAAAGACGTTGCTTGCTTCGGCCCTCGTGATCATCGCGGGCGGTGGAGCGGCGTTCTGGTTGCTCAGTGCTCCGACCTCGCTTGAGGCCGGGGCGCTGGGTGCTCTGGAAACGCCAAATGCAGAACGTGGCGAACAGGTGTTTTGGGCCGGCGGTTGCGCTTCCTGCCATGCGCGCCCCGGGGCTGACGGCGATGCGCGGCTGGAACTTGCGGGAGGCGTCGAGCTGAAATCCGATTTCGGCACCTTCGTCGCACCCAATATCTCCCCTCATCCGCAGGACGGCATCGGCAGCTGGAGTGAGATAGATTTCGCAAATGCCATGCTGTACGGCGTTTCTCCGGGAGGGAAGCACTATTATCCCGCGTTTCCCTATCCTTCCTATGCGCGGATGACGGCACAGGATGTGAGCGATCTTTTTGCCTTCCTGAAAACGCTGCCGGAGGTGGAGGGGCAGGCGGGAGAACACCAGCTTTCGTTCCCGTTCACGATGCGCCGTGGTGTCGGCCTCTGGAAGCTGGCGTTCATGCGTGACGAGCCGGTCATCCCGCTGGCCCCGGACGCGTCCGAGGCGGAAAAACGGGGACGGTATCTCGTGGAGGGCGCTGGCCATTGCGGCGAATGCCACACGCCTCGGAATTTCGCCGGCGGGCAACTTTACGATCAATGGCTTTCAGGAGCCGTGTCGGCGGAAGGCGAGGGGATCGTACCCAACATCACCTCCGGGGAAGGCGGCATCGGTTCCTGGTCGACGGGCGATATCGCCTACTATCTGGAGAGTGGCTTCACGCCGGAGTTCGATTCGGTTGGCGGAGCCATGGTCTCTGTGCAGAAGAACATGGCTCACCTTTCCAAGGAGGACCGAGAAGCGATTGCCGCCTATCTCAACTCGGTGCCTGCCAGAGCGAACGGCTATCCATCTTCCCGGTGA
- a CDS encoding putative monovalent cation/H+ antiporter subunit A translates to MTADGQWLTFLALLLPFAAAAIAPVLTKALKHNAAWVLALAPALIFLHFTGFVGAISDGETLSAGYVWIPSLSVDFSWHLDGLSATFALLITGIGTLIVLYAGGYLKGHEHQGRFFSFILMFMGSMLGLVVADSFLTLFVFWELTSITSFLLIGFDHTREASRRAALQALVVTGLGGLSLLAGLLVIWGATGVTSMSALLASESALRDAPLYMAALLLILGGAFTKSAQFPFHFWLPNAMEAPTPVSAYLHSATMVKAGVYLLMRLNPVLGDTAAWETILPVFGGTTLLVGTLLAVRQTDLKLMLAYTTVASLGLLVMLTGVGSEKAVEAAVLYLVAHSMFKGALFMVAGLVDHESGTRDVTKLGGLRKAMPITFTAAVLAAASMGGVPLFFGFLAKEEIYAGLGFVDGWTTLLTLVALTGNGLMFAIGFAVALKPFLGAKVETPKHAHEGPILLWLGPLVLGGLGFVSALLSSFSHELVSSPMSSAVLGEAVTVTISTVPHIGMPLVLSVVTVALGILVFVMLERGRAAMTGILGVIGWGPDQGFDQVMRGLTRLSFRVTNIIQSGRLDYYMTATFVAVAAAVLLPMGLYDEWPAMPGIPRMPFYEWTVLLIALIGLGAVIYARDRLTAIVSLGIQGFAVALIFMLLGAPDLSFTQFMVETLSVVILALVMTRLRLSPTDHRPTGEKVLDVAVAGTCGAALGLMLLRVTQVPFNTELSDFFSQYSRVIAHGRNIVNVILVDFRGTDTLGEIAVVMIAGLAILALVRIRSVKPMAENKEKG, encoded by the coding sequence ATGACGGCAGACGGCCAGTGGCTGACATTTCTCGCTCTGTTGCTGCCGTTTGCAGCCGCCGCCATCGCACCAGTGCTGACAAAAGCGCTGAAACACAACGCGGCCTGGGTTCTGGCCCTGGCCCCCGCTCTCATCTTTCTTCATTTCACGGGTTTTGTCGGAGCAATCTCTGACGGAGAAACGCTTTCGGCCGGATATGTCTGGATTCCGAGCCTTTCGGTCGATTTCTCCTGGCATCTCGACGGCCTGTCCGCCACCTTCGCACTTCTGATCACGGGCATTGGCACGCTGATCGTGCTCTATGCGGGCGGGTATCTAAAGGGACATGAGCATCAGGGGCGCTTTTTCTCCTTCATCCTGATGTTCATGGGCTCCATGCTGGGATTGGTGGTGGCCGATTCCTTCCTGACGCTCTTCGTTTTCTGGGAGTTGACCTCAATCACCTCATTCCTGCTGATCGGTTTCGATCACACGCGTGAAGCCTCGCGCCGTGCTGCGCTGCAGGCGTTGGTGGTGACGGGGCTTGGCGGACTTTCACTGCTGGCTGGTCTTCTGGTGATCTGGGGTGCCACGGGCGTGACCTCCATGTCGGCGCTGCTTGCAAGCGAAAGCGCGCTGCGCGATGCGCCGCTCTATATGGCGGCGCTGCTTTTGATCCTCGGCGGTGCGTTCACGAAGTCGGCTCAATTTCCGTTCCATTTCTGGCTGCCGAACGCGATGGAAGCGCCCACCCCCGTGTCGGCATACCTGCACTCTGCAACGATGGTGAAGGCTGGCGTCTATCTGCTGATGCGGCTTAACCCCGTGCTGGGTGATACAGCGGCATGGGAGACGATCCTGCCTGTTTTCGGCGGTACCACCCTGCTCGTCGGAACGCTTCTGGCTGTGCGACAGACGGATCTCAAGCTGATGCTCGCCTATACGACGGTCGCCTCGCTCGGGCTGCTCGTCATGCTGACGGGCGTGGGGTCGGAGAAGGCCGTTGAGGCGGCAGTGCTTTATCTGGTGGCGCATTCGATGTTCAAGGGTGCGCTCTTCATGGTGGCGGGCCTGGTGGATCATGAATCGGGCACCCGCGACGTCACGAAACTGGGTGGCCTGCGCAAGGCAATGCCGATCACCTTCACGGCGGCGGTTCTGGCTGCCGCGTCGATGGGCGGCGTCCCGCTGTTCTTCGGCTTTCTTGCCAAAGAAGAGATCTACGCCGGGCTGGGCTTCGTTGATGGCTGGACCACGCTGCTGACGCTGGTTGCGCTGACGGGCAACGGGCTGATGTTTGCAATCGGCTTTGCCGTGGCGCTGAAACCGTTTCTGGGCGCGAAGGTGGAAACCCCCAAACATGCCCATGAAGGGCCGATCCTGCTTTGGCTCGGGCCGCTCGTTCTTGGCGGTCTTGGGTTCGTATCTGCTCTACTCTCGAGCTTCAGTCACGAACTGGTCAGCAGTCCGATGTCGAGTGCTGTGCTCGGCGAGGCGGTAACGGTCACGATTTCCACGGTGCCACATATCGGTATGCCGCTTGTCCTCTCCGTGGTGACGGTCGCATTGGGCATTTTGGTGTTCGTCATGCTGGAGCGCGGGCGTGCTGCCATGACTGGCATACTGGGCGTTATCGGCTGGGGACCGGATCAAGGCTTCGACCAGGTCATGCGCGGTCTGACACGGCTTTCATTCCGCGTGACCAATATCATTCAGAGTGGACGCCTTGATTACTACATGACGGCAACTTTCGTTGCAGTTGCGGCCGCCGTGTTGCTTCCAATGGGACTTTACGACGAATGGCCAGCCATGCCCGGTATTCCGCGTATGCCGTTCTATGAATGGACGGTTCTGCTCATTGCACTGATCGGGCTTGGTGCTGTGATCTATGCGCGCGATCGTCTGACGGCGATTGTCTCACTCGGTATTCAGGGCTTTGCCGTTGCGCTGATATTCATGCTGCTTGGGGCGCCGGATCTCTCTTTCACACAGTTCATGGTTGAGACGCTGTCTGTGGTGATCCTGGCCCTTGTCATGACACGGTTGCGGCTCTCGCCGACGGATCACCGCCCGACTGGCGAAAAGGTGCTGGACGTTGCCGTGGCCGGGACCTGCGGTGCAGCACTCGGCCTGATGCTTTTGCGCGTGACACAGGTGCCGTTCAATACGGAACTCAGCGATTTCTTCTCGCAATATTCCCGCGTGATCGCCCATGGCCGGAACATCGTGAATGTAATCCTCGTCGATTTCCGTGGAACGGATACGTTGGGTGAGATTGCTGTGGTGATGATCGCCGGCCTTGCCATTCTGGCATTGGTGCGTATCCGCAGCGTCAAACCGATGGCCGAGAACAAGGAGAAGGGGTGA
- a CDS encoding Na+/H+ antiporter subunit B — translation MRTLIFRTVAPYLTSLMILFSIFVLLRGHNEPGGGFIGGLIAASAFAIYGIACGVSPVRRALYFHPMAISGFGLLVSAISGWLSIAFNVPFMTGLWTKVTVLGVPVDLSTVLFFDIGVYLVVLGSITSIALALEEREHG, via the coding sequence ATGCGTACACTGATTTTCCGCACGGTCGCGCCCTACCTCACAAGCCTGATGATCCTGTTTTCGATCTTTGTGCTTCTGCGCGGCCATAATGAACCGGGCGGTGGTTTCATCGGCGGGCTCATCGCCGCTTCGGCGTTCGCGATCTACGGCATAGCCTGTGGTGTTTCTCCGGTGCGCCGCGCTCTTTATTTTCATCCAATGGCGATTTCGGGGTTCGGGCTTCTGGTCTCGGCAATTTCGGGCTGGCTGTCAATTGCCTTCAATGTGCCGTTCATGACGGGCCTTTGGACCAAGGTCACCGTGCTCGGTGTGCCCGTGGATCTTTCCACTGTGCTGTTCTTTGATATCGGCGTTTATCTTGTTGTTTTGGGATCGATCACCTCGATTGCACTCGCGCTTGAAGAACGGGAGCACGGATAA
- a CDS encoding superoxide dismutase — MAFELPDLPYDYEALQPFMSKETLEYHHDKHHKAYVDNGNKLAAEAGMDGLSLEEVVKQSHGKNAGLFNNAAQHYNHVHFWKWMKKDGGGTSLPGALSKAIDSDLGGYDKFRADFINAGATQFGSGWAWLAVKNGKLEIMKTPNGENPLIHDAKPILGVDVWEHSYYIDYRNARPKYLEAFVDSLINWDYVLELYEQAS; from the coding sequence ATGGCTTTTGAACTGCCGGATCTGCCTTACGATTACGAGGCGCTGCAGCCCTTCATGTCGAAGGAGACGCTGGAATACCACCACGACAAGCACCACAAGGCCTATGTCGACAATGGTAACAAGCTTGCTGCAGAAGCAGGCATGGACGGGCTTTCCCTTGAAGAGGTCGTCAAGCAGTCGCACGGCAAGAACGCCGGCCTGTTCAACAATGCTGCCCAACACTACAACCACGTCCACTTCTGGAAGTGGATGAAGAAGGATGGTGGCGGCACAAGCCTGCCGGGCGCTCTCTCCAAGGCCATCGACAGCGACCTCGGCGGCTACGACAAGTTCCGCGCCGACTTCATCAATGCGGGTGCAACGCAGTTCGGCTCCGGCTGGGCCTGGCTCGCCGTCAAGAACGGCAAGCTTGAGATCATGAAGACGCCGAACGGTGAGAACCCGCTCATTCATGATGCCAAGCCAATTCTGGGCGTGGATGTGTGGGAGCACTCCTATTACATCGATTACCGCAATGCGCGCCCGAAATATCTCGAGGCGTTCGTCGACAGCCTGATCAACTGGGATTACGTGCTGGAGCTGTACGAACAGGCTTCGTAG
- a CDS encoding Na+/H+ antiporter subunit C translates to MEVALSFVVSVFFAVAIYLMLSKHIIRILLGVSIFGNAVNLSIFTAGRLMREVPPFIPEALPTPEVATANPLPQALVLTAIVISFSLFAFLLVLAFRAYQELGTDDTDGMRVAEPEGEPMPPLGY, encoded by the coding sequence ATGGAAGTCGCTCTCTCTTTTGTGGTTAGCGTGTTCTTCGCAGTAGCTATCTACCTGATGCTATCGAAGCACATCATCCGCATTCTCCTCGGGGTCTCCATCTTCGGCAACGCGGTAAACCTCTCGATCTTTACGGCTGGAAGGCTGATGCGGGAAGTGCCGCCGTTCATTCCCGAGGCGCTACCGACGCCGGAGGTGGCGACGGCAAATCCGCTGCCACAGGCGCTTGTTCTGACGGCTATCGTGATCTCGTTCTCGCTTTTCGCTTTCCTTCTGGTGTTGGCATTCCGTGCCTATCAGGAATTGGGAACCGACGACACGGACGGAATGCGCGTCGCCGAACCCGAGGGCGAACCGATGCCCCCGCTTGGATACTGA
- a CDS encoding branched-chain amino acid aminotransferase produces MTVVSEVQSTTWTYVDGDWHEGNVPLIGPRSHAMWLGSTVFDGARWFENVAPDLDLHASRVNASAANLGLTPKVSADEIIGLARDGLKKFDGRTAVYIRPMYWGEHGGYMGVPADPESSRFCLCLYEAPMLEPTGFSVTVSPFRRPTFETAPTNAKAGCLYPNNGRAIMEARSRGYDNALVLDMLGNVAETGSSNIFMVKDGVVFTPAPNGTFLSGITRSRVIALLRDAGVEVVEKTLSVKDFLDADEVFSSGNHSKIVPVSKVENQNYQAGPVAKKARELYWEWAHSGLPV; encoded by the coding sequence ATGACCGTGGTGAGCGAAGTCCAATCGACGACCTGGACCTATGTTGACGGCGATTGGCACGAGGGAAACGTACCGCTCATCGGGCCGCGCAGTCATGCCATGTGGCTGGGGTCCACCGTGTTCGATGGTGCACGCTGGTTTGAGAACGTCGCCCCCGATCTTGATCTTCATGCCAGTCGCGTCAACGCCTCGGCAGCCAATCTTGGCCTCACACCCAAGGTTTCGGCCGATGAGATCATCGGATTGGCCAGGGATGGTCTGAAGAAGTTCGACGGCAGAACAGCCGTTTATATCCGGCCCATGTATTGGGGCGAACATGGCGGCTATATGGGTGTTCCCGCCGATCCGGAATCGAGCCGGTTCTGCCTCTGTCTTTATGAAGCGCCAATGCTGGAACCGACCGGATTTTCCGTAACCGTTTCCCCATTCCGCCGGCCGACCTTCGAGACCGCACCGACAAACGCCAAGGCCGGCTGCCTCTATCCCAACAATGGCCGGGCAATCATGGAAGCGCGCAGCCGCGGTTATGACAACGCGCTGGTACTGGACATGCTCGGCAATGTGGCCGAAACCGGAAGCTCCAACATCTTCATGGTCAAGGATGGCGTGGTCTTCACTCCGGCACCGAACGGTACTTTCCTGTCGGGCATCACCCGTAGCCGCGTCATTGCGCTTCTCCGGGACGCCGGCGTCGAGGTGGTAGAAAAGACGCTTTCGGTGAAGGACTTCCTGGACGCGGATGAAGTGTTTTCGTCGGGCAATCATTCAAAGATCGTGCCCGTCAGCAAAGTCGAAAACCAGAATTATCAGGCCGGGCCTGTGGCCAAAAAGGCGCGTGAGCTCTATTGGGAGTGGGCCCATTCCGGGTTGCCCGTCTGA